The Streptomyces tubercidicus DNA segment CTGGTCCCCTCCCTCCGCTCCCCGCCCTTCCGGCTTTTGTGCCCCCACGTGAGGAACACGCCCCCATGAACACCGCCAAGAAGGCCGCTTTCGTCCTTGCCGCCACCGGTATCGCCCTCGGCGCGGCCGCTGGTTCGGCCTTCGCCACCACTGGCGCGCAGGCCGACGGCAGGGCCACCAGCTCCCCCGGCATCGGCTCGGGCAACCAGGTACAGGTGCCCGTCCACGTCCCCGTGAACGCCTCCGGCAACAGCGTCAATGTCGTCGGTGTGCTGAACCCCGCCTTCGGCAACACCAGCTCGAACAACTGAGGTTGTCCGATCTGGGGCGCACGGCTTCGCCTGCCCAGAGGCGTGCGCCCCACTTCGGCCGGGTCCTGGAGTTGACGCCAGGACCTGAGGCCCCGCCGACCACACAAGGGTCGGCGGGGCCCGTCCCGTTCACCCCCGGTTCCGCTCCCGCTCCTCCACCGCGGAGTTGTACGCCGCCACCTGCGCCCGCCGGGCCGTACGCTCCACCGGCCGCAGCGCCTGCGCACGAGCCGCGATCTCCGACGAGCTCACCGCCGCCCCGTGCTCCCGGCCATCGCCACCGGCCTGCTGCGCGATGCCGATGAGCGCACCGACGCGCTGCGCCAGCTCCAGCACCCGCACCGCACGCGGCGGATACCCCGGAGCCAGCACCTGCCGCCCGGCCTCCGCCCGCGCCCGGTACGCCGCCAGCGCCGCCTGCGCCACCGGACCGGACCCGGCCACATCGAGCCGCGAGAGCAGCGCGGTCGCCTCCTGCAGCGCCTCCGCCAGCTCCCGCTCCGCCTCACCCAGCGACGGCACATCGGCCGGCGGTGCCTCCCGCACCGGCAGACAGCGCCAGACCACCTCCACATGCACATCGGGCCCGGCGCCCCCCTCCGGCCCGGCCTCGTACGTCTCCGGAATCAGCCCGAGCCCGGCCCCCGAGGCCAGCACCGCCTCCTCGGCCTCCAGTGCCCGCGCATTGAACTCCGGCGGTCCGCACAGCCCCAGCGGATGGCCGGGCACCGGCAGCGCCACCCGCAGGCCGACCGCCCCCAGCGCCCGCAGCCGCCCCAGCGCGAGCGTCAGCCCGACCGGTGCCGCCTCCCCGGGCAGGCCCTCCACGCGGTGTACCGCATCGTCGTCCGCGATCCGGTGCGCGGCTTCATCAGGTGAGACAAGTCCGGCCAAAAGGGCATTTCCCCATGCTGCCAGTCGTCCTGAACGAGGTTCATCGAGCATGGTCCCCAGCCTAGGGAAGAGCACTGACAGTGAGTGGCGTAGGTTTGCAGGGGGGCTGCGCCTACAGGTGTACGCGACGACCGAGAAGCAATGGGAGACAACGCGCTCATGAGCGATGTGCTGGAGCTGGTGGACGTATCCGTGGTCCGCGAAGGACGGGCTCTGGTGGACCAGGTCTCCTGGTCGGTCAAGGAGGGGGAGCGCTGGGTGATCCTCGGCCCCAACGGGGCGGGCAAGACCACCCTGCTGAACCTCGCCTCCAGCTACCTCTTCCCGAGCTCCGGCAGCGCCTCGATCCTCGGCGAGCAGCTCGGCAAGGTCGACGTCTTCGATCTGCGCCCGCGCATCGGCATGGCCGGTATCGCCCTCGCCGAAAAGCTGCCGCGCAGCCAGACCGTGCTGCAAACCGTCCTCACCGCCGCGTACGGCATGACGGCCAGCTGGCAGGAGAACTACGACGAGATCGACGAGCAGCGCGCCCGCGCCTTCCTCGACCGCCTCGGGATGAACGACTACCTCGACCGGAAGTTCGGCACCCTCTCCGAGGGCGAGCGCAAGCGCACCCTGATCGCCCGCGCGATGATGACCGACCCCGAGCTGCTGCTGCTGGACGAGCCGGCCGCCGGTCTCGACCTCGGCGGCCGTGAGGACCTGGTGCGCCGCCTCGGCCGCCTCGCCCGCGACCCGTACGCCCCCTCCATGATCATGGTCACCCACCATGTCGAGGAGATCGCCCCGGGGTTCACCCACGTCCTGATGATCCGTCAGGGCAAGGTGCTGGCCGCCGGCCCGCTCGAACTCGAACTCACCTCCAGCAACCTCTCGCACTGCTTCGGCCTCCCGCTGATCGTCGAGCGCAACGGCAACGACCGCTGGACGGCACAGGGCCTGCCCCTGACCTGAGCACCCGGCCGCCGCCCGCGGCAAGGACCGCCGAACGCGGCGCGTACTCGCCCCAGCTGACCGATCGTGCCCTGTCCCGGGACGCCGCACCGATCTACCATGAAGCCGTGGATCCATGGGTGTGGTGGCTGATCGCCGCCGTAGGACTGGGCATTCCGCTCGTCGTGACCGCGATGCCCGAATTCGGGATGCTCGCGGTCGGCGCCGTCGCCGGAGCCGTCACCGCGGGCGTCGGCGGCGGCACCGTCCTGCAATTCATCGTGTTCGCCGCCGTATCGGTCGCGCTTATCGCGGTCGTACGCCCCATCGCCAACCGCCATCGCGGCCAGAGCCCCCAACTCGCGTCCGGAGTCGACGCGCTGAAGGGCCGCAGCGCCACGGTCCTGGAGCGGGTCGACGGCGGGGGCGGCGGCCGCATCAAACTCGCCGGCGAGGTCTGGTCCGCCCGCGCCCTCGACGGCAATCAGGTCTACGAGCCCGGCCAGCAGGTCGACGTCGTCGAGATCGAAGGCGCGACCGCTGTCGTCATCTGACCCGAACACGCTGCGCGACGAGCCACGACTCTGAAACACTGATCAACGGCAAGCCGGTCGCCGGCCGGCAGGGACCAGCAACGAAGGGCACGGGAGCCGCTGTGGAACCGATCATCATCGTCCTGATCATTCTGGTGGTGCTCGTGTTCATCGCACTCATCAAAACGATCCAGGTCATCCCACAGGCCAGCGCCGCCATCGTCGAACGCTTCGGCCGCTACACCCGCACCCTCAACGCCGGCCTGAACATCGTCGTCCCGTTCATCGACTCGATCCGCAACCGCATCGACCTCCGTGAGCAGGTCGTGCCGTTCCCGCCGCAGCCGGTGATCACCCAGGACAACCTGGTCGTGAACATCGACACCGTCATCTACTACCAGGTGACCGACGCCCGCGCCGCGACCTACGAGGTCGCCAGTTACATCCAGGCCATCGAGCAGCTCACCGTCACCACCCTGCGGAACATCATCGGCGGGATGGACCTCGAACGGACCCTGACCTCCCGCGAGGAGATCAACGCGGCACTGCGCGGCGTCCTCGACGAGGCCACCGGCAAGTGGGGCATCCGCGTCAACCGCGTCGAGCTGAAGGCCATCGAGCCGCCGACCTCCATCCAGGACTCGATGGAGAAGCAGATGCGCGCCGACCGCGACAAGCGCGCCGCCATCCTCCAGGCCGAAGGTGTCCGGCAGTCCCAGATCCTCACCGCCGAGGGTGAGAAGCAGTCCTCGATCCTGCGCGCCGAGGGTGAGGCCAAGGCCGCGGCCCTGCGCGCCGAGGGTGAGGCCCAGGCGATCCGGGTGGTCTTCGAGTCGATCCACGCCGGAGACCCGGACCAGAAGCTGCTCTCCTACCAGTACCTCCAGATGCTCCCGAAGATCGCCGAGGGCGATGCCAACAAGCTCTGGATCGTGCCGAGCGAGATCGGCGACGCGCTCAAGGGCCTCGGCGGCGCCATCGGCAACTTCAACCCGGCCGGTGGCGGCGGCTCCATCCCCAAGCCCAGCTCGCCGAACCGGGAAGCACCCCCCATCGACTGACAACGCCGGGCCCCTGGTGCATGATCGGGCCGAACCGTACCGATCATGCAT contains these protein-coding regions:
- a CDS encoding ABC transporter ATP-binding protein, with protein sequence MGDNALMSDVLELVDVSVVREGRALVDQVSWSVKEGERWVILGPNGAGKTTLLNLASSYLFPSSGSASILGEQLGKVDVFDLRPRIGMAGIALAEKLPRSQTVLQTVLTAAYGMTASWQENYDEIDEQRARAFLDRLGMNDYLDRKFGTLSEGERKRTLIARAMMTDPELLLLDEPAAGLDLGGREDLVRRLGRLARDPYAPSMIMVTHHVEEIAPGFTHVLMIRQGKVLAAGPLELELTSSNLSHCFGLPLIVERNGNDRWTAQGLPLT
- a CDS encoding chaplin; the encoded protein is MNTAKKAAFVLAATGIALGAAAGSAFATTGAQADGRATSSPGIGSGNQVQVPVHVPVNASGNSVNVVGVLNPAFGNTSSNN
- a CDS encoding SPFH domain-containing protein, with protein sequence MEPIIIVLIILVVLVFIALIKTIQVIPQASAAIVERFGRYTRTLNAGLNIVVPFIDSIRNRIDLREQVVPFPPQPVITQDNLVVNIDTVIYYQVTDARAATYEVASYIQAIEQLTVTTLRNIIGGMDLERTLTSREEINAALRGVLDEATGKWGIRVNRVELKAIEPPTSIQDSMEKQMRADRDKRAAILQAEGVRQSQILTAEGEKQSSILRAEGEAKAAALRAEGEAQAIRVVFESIHAGDPDQKLLSYQYLQMLPKIAEGDANKLWIVPSEIGDALKGLGGAIGNFNPAGGGGSIPKPSSPNREAPPID
- a CDS encoding NfeD family protein, which codes for MWWLIAAVGLGIPLVVTAMPEFGMLAVGAVAGAVTAGVGGGTVLQFIVFAAVSVALIAVVRPIANRHRGQSPQLASGVDALKGRSATVLERVDGGGGGRIKLAGEVWSARALDGNQVYEPGQQVDVVEIEGATAVVI